Proteins co-encoded in one Bacillus infantis NRRL B-14911 genomic window:
- a CDS encoding L-lactate permease, which produces MSIGMLALIATIPIVSVFVFLVILRWPANKAMPLSLIVTVLMAMAVWKVPGAQIGAAAVKGLATALEVGVIVFGAILLLNTLKESGAIFTIRKGFMSISPDRRVQTIIVCWLFGSFLEGAAGWGAPATIVGPLLVAIGFPAMGAVMVALILQSTPVSYGAVGTPILIGVNTGLKDSPLVQSYVAEQGTTMEAYINGIGGQVALIHGVIGIFIPLFMVTMLTYFFGKNKSIAEGLAIWKFAIFAGLAFTVPYALVANLLGPEFPSMIGGLIGLAIVVPAARKGFLVPKKSWDFDSADNWDPAWTGTLQVDKEDAAKKSVSFLAAWMPYILVAVLLVLTRLKTLPFAGWIQSWVISLENVFGTVITVESKPLNIPGVVFIAVSLISILIYRMNMKAYGRAVKDSVKTVVSAMAALIFAVPMVQVFINSGVNAADYTSMPLALAEGISEVFGSYWPLAAPTIGAIGAFAAGSNTISNMMFSLFQFGVADNIMAAPATIVALQAVGGAAGNMICVHNVVAASSSAGLIGKEGNLIRKTLIPMTFYVIFAGGIGYTAINGFGLNAGTAILALAAGFILVMLYKGEKQNRTESRQLKKTA; this is translated from the coding sequence ATGAGTATTGGAATGCTCGCTCTCATTGCTACCATACCGATTGTTTCGGTATTTGTTTTTTTAGTCATATTGAGATGGCCAGCGAATAAGGCGATGCCTTTATCGCTGATCGTAACCGTCCTGATGGCCATGGCTGTGTGGAAGGTGCCTGGCGCCCAGATCGGGGCTGCTGCTGTCAAAGGCCTGGCGACCGCCCTTGAAGTAGGGGTGATTGTCTTCGGAGCAATCCTGCTTCTTAACACCTTGAAAGAAAGCGGTGCCATCTTTACGATACGTAAAGGCTTTATGAGCATCTCGCCTGACAGGCGCGTCCAGACGATCATCGTCTGCTGGCTGTTCGGTTCCTTCCTGGAAGGTGCCGCAGGATGGGGAGCCCCGGCCACAATTGTCGGTCCGCTTCTTGTGGCAATCGGATTCCCCGCGATGGGAGCTGTCATGGTTGCCCTGATCCTGCAGTCAACGCCGGTATCATATGGAGCCGTCGGTACACCGATCCTGATCGGCGTCAATACCGGACTGAAGGATTCGCCGCTTGTCCAAAGCTATGTTGCTGAACAAGGAACAACGATGGAGGCATACATAAACGGTATCGGCGGCCAGGTTGCCCTGATTCACGGAGTGATCGGGATATTCATCCCTCTCTTTATGGTTACGATGCTGACTTATTTCTTTGGGAAAAATAAATCGATTGCAGAAGGGCTTGCCATCTGGAAGTTTGCTATTTTCGCAGGACTCGCATTCACGGTGCCTTACGCGCTTGTGGCCAATCTCCTTGGACCGGAATTCCCGTCCATGATCGGCGGTTTGATAGGACTTGCCATTGTGGTGCCGGCAGCAAGGAAGGGATTCCTTGTTCCGAAAAAGTCCTGGGATTTCGATTCAGCAGACAACTGGGATCCTGCCTGGACGGGAACCCTCCAGGTTGATAAAGAGGATGCTGCGAAAAAGTCTGTCTCTTTCCTGGCAGCCTGGATGCCTTACATCCTTGTTGCGGTACTGCTGGTGCTGACAAGACTGAAGACACTCCCGTTTGCCGGATGGATCCAGTCCTGGGTCATCAGCCTTGAGAATGTATTCGGGACAGTCATCACAGTTGAATCCAAACCGTTGAATATTCCCGGTGTTGTATTCATTGCTGTATCGCTGATCTCCATCCTTATTTACAGGATGAATATGAAAGCATACGGCCGGGCGGTCAAAGATTCTGTCAAAACCGTTGTCAGTGCCATGGCAGCCCTTATTTTCGCAGTGCCGATGGTGCAGGTATTCATCAATTCCGGCGTCAACGCAGCTGACTATACCAGCATGCCGCTCGCACTCGCTGAGGGCATATCAGAGGTATTCGGCTCCTACTGGCCGCTTGCAGCACCGACGATTGGAGCGATCGGCGCATTTGCGGCCGGAAGCAATACAATCAGCAATATGATGTTTTCGCTCTTCCAGTTCGGGGTGGCAGACAATATCATGGCAGCACCTGCCACAATTGTTGCCCTGCAGGCAGTCGGCGGAGCTGCCGGCAATATGATCTGTGTGCATAATGTTGTGGCTGCGTCCTCTTCTGCAGGCCTGATCGGAAAAGAAGGAAATTTGATCAGAAAAACACTGATCCCGATGACCTTCTATGTCATTTTTGCCGGGGGGATCGGCTATACAGCCATCAATGGCTTCGGCTTGAATGCAGGGACAGCCATCCTCGCGCTTGCCGCCGGCTTCATCCTCGTGATGCTGTACAAAGGGGAAAAACAGAACCGTACGGAAAGCAGGCAGCTGAAAAAAACAGCTTGA
- a CDS encoding (Fe-S)-binding protein — protein MKVSLFVTCLIDIFQTEAGKDTVELLERLGCEVDFPERQTCCGQPAYNSGYVEKAKESMKHMIKVFEHADYVVSPSGSCSTMFKEYPHIFKGDPKWEERAQRLADKTFELTQFIVDVLGVEDVGARLDGKATYHTSCHMTRLLGVKEAPMKLLGNVKGLEMRPLQNSYDCCGFGGTFSVKMTPISEQMVDEKVMHIEESEADILIGGDCGCLMNIGGRIERHGKQIKVMHIASVLNSR, from the coding sequence ATGAAAGTATCATTATTTGTTACCTGCCTGATCGATATATTCCAGACGGAAGCGGGAAAAGATACCGTGGAGCTGCTCGAAAGGCTCGGCTGTGAAGTCGATTTCCCGGAGCGTCAGACATGCTGCGGACAGCCTGCTTACAACAGCGGCTATGTGGAAAAAGCGAAAGAATCGATGAAACATATGATAAAAGTTTTTGAGCATGCAGATTATGTGGTATCTCCTTCGGGATCATGCAGCACGATGTTCAAAGAATATCCCCATATTTTCAAAGGGGACCCGAAATGGGAAGAGAGGGCCCAGCGTTTGGCTGATAAAACGTTTGAACTGACGCAGTTCATTGTTGATGTGCTCGGCGTTGAAGATGTCGGTGCCAGGCTTGATGGGAAGGCAACCTATCATACTTCCTGCCATATGACGAGGCTGCTCGGAGTGAAGGAAGCGCCGATGAAGCTGCTGGGCAATGTGAAGGGGCTTGAGATGAGGCCGCTTCAGAACAGCTATGACTGCTGCGGCTTTGGAGGCACTTTTTCGGTAAAAATGACACCGATTTCAGAGCAGATGGTCGATGAAAAAGTCATGCATATTGAAGAATCAGAGGCTGATATTTTAATAGGCGGTGATTGCGGCTGCCTGATGAATATCGGCGGGCGGATCGAGAGGCACGGAAAGCAGATCAAAGTAATGCACATAGCATCCGTCCTGAACAGCAGGTAA
- a CDS encoding LutB/LldF family L-lactate oxidation iron-sulfur protein encodes MAMKIGDKPFKERVAGGINDTFMRGAVSSAQGRFRTGRLNAAEELGNWEDWRQLGEEIRSHTIENLDYYLEQLSENVAKRGGHVFFAETAEEANDYITNVVKRKKGKKVVKSKSMVTEEINMNEALEKAGCEVIETDLGEWILQVDDHDPPSHIVTPALHKNKEQIRDVFKAKLGYDKTEKPEELALFAREKLRKEFLEADIGITGCNFAIAESGTVSLVTNEGNARMVTAIPKTQITVMGMERIVPTWEEMEVLVSLLTRAAVGQKLTSYVTGLTGPKQEGDVDGPEEFHLVIVDNGRSKILGTAFQSILHCIRCAACINVCPVYRHVGGHSYGSIYPGPVGAVLSPLLGGYDEFKELPYASTLCAACTEACPVKIPLHEHLLRHRQEIVEKEGRAPAFENLSMKAFSMGTASPAMYNIGSKLAPAALGVFSKDEKISKGPGPLKNWTDIREFPAPKKDRFRDWFKKREKEGDK; translated from the coding sequence ATGGCAATGAAGATTGGGGATAAGCCCTTCAAGGAACGGGTAGCCGGCGGCATCAATGATACGTTTATGCGCGGAGCCGTTTCCTCTGCACAGGGGCGCTTCCGCACAGGGCGCCTGAATGCAGCGGAAGAGCTTGGGAACTGGGAGGACTGGCGCCAGCTTGGCGAAGAAATCCGCTCCCATACAATAGAAAATCTTGACTACTATCTGGAGCAGCTGAGCGAAAATGTGGCAAAGCGCGGCGGCCATGTCTTTTTTGCGGAAACGGCGGAAGAAGCGAATGACTATATCACGAATGTTGTAAAACGGAAAAAAGGAAAAAAGGTCGTTAAGTCCAAATCAATGGTCACAGAAGAAATCAACATGAACGAGGCGCTTGAAAAGGCCGGCTGCGAAGTCATTGAAACCGACCTTGGGGAGTGGATCCTGCAGGTCGATGACCATGATCCTCCTTCCCATATCGTCACGCCCGCACTTCATAAAAACAAAGAACAAATCCGCGATGTGTTCAAAGCGAAGCTGGGCTATGACAAAACGGAAAAGCCGGAAGAGCTTGCCTTGTTTGCACGGGAAAAGCTTCGCAAGGAATTCCTGGAGGCAGACATCGGCATCACAGGCTGCAATTTTGCCATTGCAGAGTCCGGCACGGTTTCTCTTGTGACGAATGAAGGAAATGCCCGGATGGTTACGGCGATCCCGAAGACGCAGATCACCGTTATGGGCATGGAGAGGATTGTACCGACCTGGGAAGAAATGGAGGTCCTGGTCAGCCTTTTGACAAGGGCGGCAGTCGGGCAGAAGCTGACAAGCTATGTCACCGGCCTGACCGGACCCAAGCAGGAGGGCGATGTTGACGGACCGGAGGAATTCCACCTGGTCATCGTCGACAATGGGCGCTCGAAGATATTGGGGACGGCCTTCCAGTCAATCCTGCACTGCATCCGCTGTGCAGCCTGCATCAATGTTTGCCCGGTCTACCGCCATGTAGGCGGACATTCCTACGGCTCCATCTATCCGGGACCGGTCGGGGCTGTCCTGTCGCCATTATTGGGCGGCTATGATGAATTTAAAGAACTTCCTTATGCTTCGACCTTATGCGCGGCGTGCACAGAGGCATGCCCAGTGAAGATTCCGCTTCACGAGCACCTGCTGCGCCATCGCCAGGAAATTGTCGAGAAAGAGGGCAGGGCTCCTGCCTTTGAGAATCTTTCCATGAAGGCCTTCAGCATGGGTACTGCTTCACCGGCCATGTACAATATCGGTTCAAAGCTGGCACCGGCGGCACTTGGCGTCTTTTCAAAGGATGAGAAAATTTCCAAAGGACCCGGCCCGCTGAAAAATTGGACAGATATCCGCGAATTCCCGGCACCTAAGAAAGACCGGTTCAGGGACTGGTTCAAAAAGAGAGAAAAAGAGGGTGACAAATAA
- a CDS encoding LutC/YkgG family protein: MPAGQIQNRSSFLDNLAKNLGRERRNHVEKPVWKHNPQWEVLKGFSQDELAEVLIKQCEIIHTEVHRTVTADLPFLITELIKETGGKSVVTWDDPRFEECGLGSMQSTLKTDGIDLHVWDPEAGEENLAISATADIGITFSDTTLAESGTVVLFSGQGKGRSVSLLPAIYFAIIPKSTIVPRMTQAAKAIHEMAARGEEVPSCINFISGPSNSADIEMNLIVGVHGPVKAIYLVVDDL, encoded by the coding sequence ATGCCTGCAGGACAAATCCAAAACCGCTCCTCTTTCCTGGATAACCTGGCGAAGAATCTTGGACGGGAACGGCGCAATCATGTTGAAAAGCCGGTCTGGAAGCATAATCCGCAGTGGGAGGTCCTAAAGGGCTTTTCACAGGATGAGCTTGCCGAAGTCCTCATCAAGCAATGTGAAATCATCCATACAGAAGTGCATCGGACAGTAACAGCCGACCTTCCTTTTCTGATAACAGAACTGATAAAGGAAACAGGCGGAAAATCAGTCGTCACATGGGATGACCCCCGTTTTGAAGAATGCGGGCTCGGCAGCATGCAAAGCACCCTTAAAACGGACGGAATCGATCTGCATGTATGGGATCCCGAAGCCGGGGAAGAAAACCTCGCCATTTCAGCAACCGCCGATATCGGGATCACCTTCAGTGACACAACCCTGGCAGAATCCGGAACCGTTGTCCTATTCAGCGGCCAAGGAAAAGGGCGGTCTGTCAGCCTGCTTCCGGCCATCTACTTTGCCATCATCCCAAAAAGCACCATCGTCCCAAGAATGACCCAGGCAGCCAAAGCCATCCACGAAATGGCAGCCAGAGGAGAAGAAGTCCCATCCTGCATCAACTTCATCTCCGGCCCAAGCAACAGCGCCGACATCGAAATGAACCTAATCGTCGGCGTCCATGGCCCAGTCAAAGCTATTTATTTGGTAGTGGATGACTTATAA
- a CDS encoding C45 family autoproteolytic acyltransferase/hydolase, with product MKQIHSDIIQFRGTHYDFGYMQGEKIKNSLSVKNREEQWKVRKPRFIIDEKEAKDVIKKFAPGTWDELLGLQEALEWPMQKVLQEFGGYRVDYNRSGCSILTGSSYLIRNYDYHPKTYEGRYTLFQPTDQGYAIIGPSQRVTGRMDGMNEKGLVVGYNFMNRKKPGDGFICCMIGRLLLESCADADEAVSMLKEIPHRHSFTYVVYDRSGKSFAVETSPRRVEIRQTNACTNHFEIMKDENRHHLADSLRRLAVIKETGVEMTEAMEAFRLLNDTDKGVFSDLYSSWAGTIHTSGYLPQEGKAWFALGGDRSPVEFDFDRWLQGEDIDMKRITGEVNTSIPFLHMDDHANWFSK from the coding sequence ATGAAACAAATACACAGCGACATCATCCAGTTCCGCGGCACCCACTATGACTTCGGCTATATGCAGGGAGAAAAAATCAAAAACTCCCTTTCCGTAAAAAACCGCGAGGAACAATGGAAAGTAAGAAAACCGCGCTTCATCATCGATGAAAAAGAAGCAAAGGATGTAATCAAAAAATTCGCCCCCGGCACTTGGGACGAACTGCTCGGCCTCCAGGAAGCACTGGAATGGCCGATGCAGAAAGTCCTCCAGGAGTTCGGCGGCTATCGCGTCGATTATAACCGATCCGGCTGCTCCATCTTGACAGGCAGCAGCTATCTGATCCGCAACTACGACTATCATCCCAAAACCTATGAAGGCCGCTACACCCTTTTCCAGCCAACTGACCAGGGCTATGCCATCATCGGGCCCAGCCAGCGGGTCACAGGGCGGATGGATGGAATGAACGAAAAAGGCCTGGTGGTAGGCTATAACTTCATGAACCGGAAAAAACCGGGCGACGGCTTTATCTGCTGCATGATCGGGAGGCTGCTTCTTGAATCATGCGCAGATGCCGATGAAGCTGTAAGCATGCTCAAGGAGATTCCGCACCGCCATTCTTTCACCTATGTTGTATATGACCGAAGCGGGAAATCCTTTGCGGTGGAAACTTCCCCGCGCCGTGTGGAGATCCGGCAGACGAATGCCTGCACCAACCATTTTGAAATTATGAAAGATGAAAACCGCCACCATTTGGCAGACTCACTCCGCAGGCTTGCTGTTATCAAAGAAACAGGCGTGGAAATGACCGAAGCGATGGAGGCGTTCAGACTCCTGAATGATACAGATAAAGGCGTTTTTTCTGATTTATACAGCAGCTGGGCCGGCACCATCCACACATCAGGTTATTTGCCTCAGGAAGGTAAAGCCTGGTTTGCCCTGGGCGGCGACCGGAGCCCGGTTGAATTTGACTTTGACAGATGGCTGCAGGGAGAAGATATTGATATGAAAAGGATCACAGGTGAAGTGAATACCAGCATCCCCTTCCTGCATATGGATGATCATGCAAACTGGTTCAGCAAATAA
- a CDS encoding class I SAM-dependent methyltransferase, protein MKEQDYDRLLHIKTEGGQQGFNRSFHYHRYEATPYSALDILFQDYKLAGTDRLVDFGCGKGRLVFYSHYLFQASGTGVEMNEDLYEEALRNAETYVKKSRKSRGMLQFECSLAEEYSIKAEENCFYFFNPFSIQVFRNIIANILLSVEEHPRTADIVLYYPSEDYIFFLENYTSFELEKEVELPESSHDHNERFLIYRLKV, encoded by the coding sequence ATGAAAGAACAGGATTATGATAGACTTCTTCATATTAAAACAGAGGGCGGACAGCAGGGGTTTAACCGGTCCTTCCATTATCACCGATATGAAGCGACGCCTTATTCCGCGCTGGACATTTTATTTCAGGATTACAAGCTGGCGGGCACTGACAGGCTTGTTGATTTCGGCTGCGGGAAGGGCCGGCTTGTCTTTTACAGCCACTATCTGTTCCAGGCTTCCGGCACAGGTGTTGAAATGAATGAAGATTTATATGAAGAAGCTCTTCGAAACGCAGAAACTTATGTGAAAAAAAGCAGAAAAAGCAGGGGGATGCTCCAATTTGAATGCAGCCTTGCAGAGGAATACAGCATTAAGGCTGAGGAGAATTGCTTTTACTTCTTCAACCCATTTTCCATCCAGGTGTTCAGGAACATCATTGCGAATATCCTTTTGTCTGTGGAAGAGCACCCGCGCACTGCAGATATTGTGCTGTATTACCCTTCAGAGGATTATATTTTTTTCCTTGAAAATTATACAAGCTTTGAGCTGGAAAAAGAGGTTGAGCTTCCTGAAAGCAGCCATGATCATAATGAAAGGTTTTTGATCTACAGGCTAAAAGTATAA
- a CDS encoding alpha/beta hydrolase, protein MKQKKKRILLISGSVIVLLAAVLIGAGNYFYNVAINRSNEALKLHGGSESRAASAMAAEEEAAKLAEVMEWTEKQDFKTVEITSDDGLKLKAAFLKNPDSNGRAVILAHGYKGSSEQMPGVTKFYYEQGFDVLKPDARGHGLSEGNYIGYGWHERKDYVKWASRLIKEEGATDIFLHGFSMGAATVLMASGEKLPPEVKGIIEDSGYTNVHEELSHQLKYLYHLPSFPLMQVTSAVTKVRAGYTFSEASAVEQVKKNKLPLFIIHGDQDELVPTEMADRIYDAATSEKEIWIVPGAGHTEAYTIAEEEYQKRLTAFIKKVQNK, encoded by the coding sequence ATGAAACAGAAAAAGAAAAGGATCCTCCTGATTAGCGGCAGTGTCATCGTGCTTCTCGCTGCGGTTCTGATAGGAGCAGGAAACTATTTTTATAATGTAGCAATCAATCGGAGCAATGAGGCCTTAAAGCTTCATGGCGGCAGCGAATCGAGGGCAGCCAGTGCAATGGCTGCCGAGGAAGAAGCTGCCAAGCTTGCTGAAGTGATGGAGTGGACGGAAAAACAAGACTTCAAGACTGTTGAAATCACTTCGGACGACGGGCTGAAGCTAAAGGCAGCTTTCCTGAAGAACCCGGATTCCAATGGCAGGGCAGTCATCCTGGCTCATGGATATAAAGGCAGCAGCGAACAGATGCCGGGCGTTACGAAATTTTACTATGAGCAGGGGTTTGACGTCCTGAAGCCGGATGCCAGGGGCCATGGCTTAAGCGAAGGGAATTATATCGGCTATGGCTGGCATGAACGGAAGGACTATGTGAAGTGGGCCAGCAGGCTGATAAAAGAGGAAGGGGCAACTGATATTTTTCTGCACGGCTTTTCCATGGGGGCAGCGACCGTCCTGATGGCAAGCGGGGAAAAGCTTCCGCCGGAAGTGAAAGGGATCATTGAGGATTCAGGCTACACAAACGTTCATGAAGAGCTATCCCACCAGCTGAAATATCTGTACCATTTGCCTTCATTCCCTCTCATGCAAGTGACGAGCGCTGTGACGAAGGTAAGGGCAGGCTATACGTTCAGCGAAGCTTCGGCAGTTGAACAGGTGAAAAAGAATAAGCTTCCGCTCTTCATCATCCACGGTGACCAGGACGAACTGGTCCCGACCGAAATGGCAGACCGGATTTATGATGCGGCGACAAGCGAGAAGGAAATCTGGATTGTGCCGGGGGCCGGTCATACAGAGGCTTATACAATCGCTGAAGAAGAATACCAGAAGCGCTTGACGGCTTTTATTAAAAAAGTGCAAAATAAGTAA
- the nagE gene encoding N-acetylglucosamine-specific PTS transporter subunit IIBC, with the protein MVMKYLQRMGRSLMLPVAVLPVAAILMGIGYYIDPNGWGAGNPAAAFLIKAGGSILDHIPVLFAVGIALGMAKEKDGSSAISGLVAYLVVTTLLSTDTVAMLQGVDAADVNPAFGKIENAFVGILSGIVASIMYNRFAKVKLPDALAFFSGKRLVPIMSAVTMLAVAAILFFVWPLIFSGLVSFGTAISKMGFVGAGLYGFFNRLLIPTGLHHALNSVFWFDTVGINDIGKFWASEGTKGVTGMYQAGFFPVMMFGLPAAALAMYHTAKSKQKKMAASLLLAAGFASFFTGVTEPLEFSFMFIAPALYVVHAALTGISLAVAAFFHWTAGFGFSAGLVDFVLSLKIPIANQPWMLLVQGLVFAVLYYVLFRFLITKFNLSTPGRVEMTEGAEGAEGGEVSAPAAGSEKFAIMAAKIYDGLGGDANVTSVDNCVTRLRIEVKDMEQVDQKKIKDTGVPGINIVGPTSIQVIVGTSVQFVADEIEKIRK; encoded by the coding sequence ATGGTCATGAAGTACTTACAGAGAATGGGCCGCTCTTTAATGCTGCCTGTAGCCGTGCTGCCGGTGGCTGCGATTTTGATGGGGATTGGGTATTATATCGATCCAAACGGCTGGGGGGCAGGAAACCCGGCTGCCGCTTTCCTGATTAAAGCTGGAGGCTCTATCCTTGATCATATTCCGGTGCTGTTCGCGGTCGGAATTGCCTTGGGAATGGCGAAGGAAAAAGATGGTTCCTCAGCTATTTCCGGATTGGTCGCCTATCTCGTTGTCACAACACTGCTATCAACTGACACGGTTGCGATGCTGCAGGGTGTAGACGCTGCCGATGTAAACCCTGCTTTTGGGAAGATCGAGAATGCTTTTGTTGGTATCTTATCAGGGATTGTAGCATCGATTATGTATAACCGCTTTGCCAAGGTGAAGCTTCCGGATGCCCTGGCATTCTTCAGCGGAAAGCGGCTTGTTCCGATCATGTCCGCTGTGACAATGCTGGCCGTGGCCGCAATCCTGTTCTTTGTCTGGCCGCTCATCTTCTCCGGACTGGTATCCTTCGGGACAGCGATAAGCAAGATGGGCTTTGTGGGCGCAGGGCTTTACGGGTTCTTTAACAGGCTCCTGATCCCAACTGGGCTCCACCATGCTTTGAACTCTGTGTTCTGGTTCGATACTGTCGGAATCAATGATATCGGAAAGTTCTGGGCAAGCGAAGGGACTAAAGGGGTGACTGGCATGTACCAGGCAGGCTTCTTCCCTGTCATGATGTTCGGTCTTCCGGCTGCTGCCCTGGCCATGTACCATACGGCGAAATCAAAACAGAAGAAAATGGCGGCATCACTGCTGCTTGCTGCAGGCTTTGCTTCCTTCTTTACGGGAGTGACTGAGCCGCTGGAATTCTCATTCATGTTCATTGCGCCTGCTCTTTATGTCGTGCATGCGGCATTGACGGGAATATCCCTTGCTGTTGCGGCCTTCTTCCATTGGACAGCAGGCTTCGGATTCAGTGCAGGGCTGGTCGACTTTGTATTGAGCCTAAAGATCCCTATTGCCAACCAGCCGTGGATGCTCCTGGTTCAGGGTCTCGTATTTGCAGTCCTGTATTATGTGCTGTTCAGATTCCTGATCACCAAGTTTAACCTATCCACTCCTGGCCGGGTTGAAATGACTGAGGGAGCAGAGGGCGCTGAAGGCGGAGAAGTATCTGCCCCTGCGGCAGGAAGTGAAAAATTCGCCATCATGGCTGCTAAAATCTATGACGGCCTCGGCGGAGATGCGAATGTTACATCTGTAGACAACTGTGTGACCCGCCTTCGCATTGAAGTGAAGGACATGGAGCAGGTCGACCAGAAAAAGATTAAAGATACCGGGGTTCCGGGAATCAATATTGTCGGTCCTACAAGCATTCAGGTCATCGTTGGCACATCAGTGCAATTTGTAGCCGATGAAATAGAAAAGATCAGGAAATAA
- a CDS encoding MarR family winged helix-turn-helix transcriptional regulator, whose product MVLKDTLRQIEYEIAMLVRLTTAHSPKLGSLDRSEYLLLSEISAHEPLAINALAEKLMLNLSTASRQIAVLEGKAYIERFPDEHNGRISLVQLTDKGRAVLQKVKEARQSVYGEILKDWSPDELAGLEASLTRLNKDFKLWGK is encoded by the coding sequence ATGGTGCTGAAGGATACTTTACGGCAGATTGAATATGAAATTGCGATGCTTGTGAGGCTGACGACTGCCCACAGTCCGAAGCTGGGGAGCCTTGACCGGTCGGAGTATCTGCTGCTGAGTGAGATTTCTGCGCATGAGCCCCTGGCAATCAATGCACTGGCAGAAAAGCTGATGCTGAATCTCTCTACAGCGAGCAGGCAGATCGCCGTTCTCGAAGGAAAAGCTTATATTGAACGTTTTCCGGATGAACATAACGGCCGGATCAGCCTGGTCCAGCTGACAGATAAAGGACGGGCGGTGCTTCAGAAGGTGAAGGAAGCGCGCCAGTCTGTTTATGGGGAAATCTTGAAAGACTGGTCACCGGACGAGCTGGCAGGGCTGGAAGCCAGCCTGACAAGGCTTAATAAAGATTTCAAACTATGGGGAAAATAA